The Flavobacterium marginilacus genome window below encodes:
- a CDS encoding tautomerase family protein has product MGQIKIFGIKKELHPIREKISKIISECMFEAFQFPKGKKAHRFIYIDEDSFFYFEGRTSKHTIIEINAFEGRSIEAKKKLYQLIFDKFERELQISPMDVEITIFETPMHNWGIRGKSGDELMLNYKVNI; this is encoded by the coding sequence ATGGGACAGATCAAAATATTTGGAATCAAAAAAGAACTTCATCCGATAAGAGAAAAAATATCGAAAATTATTAGCGAATGTATGTTCGAAGCTTTTCAGTTTCCAAAGGGAAAAAAAGCGCATCGTTTTATTTACATTGACGAAGACAGTTTCTTCTATTTTGAAGGAAGAACATCAAAACATACAATTATAGAAATAAATGCTTTTGAAGGAAGAAGCATTGAAGCCAAAAAAAAGTTATATCAGCTTATTTTTGATAAATTCGAAAGAGAATTACAAATTTCGCCAATGGATGTTGAGATCACAATATTTGAAACTCCAATGCACAATTGGGGAATTCGAGGAAAAAGCGGAGATGAATTAATGTTGAATTACAAAGTTAATATTTAG
- a CDS encoding YceI family protein has product MRNSKSLSIIVLLIFFAFGKGNAQTSKIDVSKSSIHWIGKKITGEHIGSIKFKDGYLVFKDKKLARGSFTADMSTLSNDDQTGSSKQKLEGHLKSEDFFSTAAYTTSTLVFKSIADKGNNTYLVTADLTIKGITNSIQFDFVIAGKNKATATLNINRTKYDIKYGSGSYFDDLGDKTIYDDFELNVVLVY; this is encoded by the coding sequence ATGAGAAATTCAAAATCACTTAGCATTATTGTTTTACTAATCTTTTTCGCTTTCGGCAAAGGAAATGCGCAGACGTCCAAAATTGATGTTTCAAAAAGTAGTATCCACTGGATAGGAAAAAAAATAACTGGTGAACACATAGGAAGCATCAAGTTCAAGGACGGTTATCTTGTTTTTAAAGATAAAAAACTAGCCAGAGGAAGTTTCACAGCAGATATGAGTACCTTATCCAATGATGACCAGACAGGTTCTTCAAAACAAAAACTGGAAGGTCATTTAAAATCAGAAGATTTTTTTAGCACGGCAGCTTACACAACTTCGACATTAGTCTTTAAAAGTATTGCCGATAAAGGAAATAATACTTACCTCGTGACTGCAGACTTAACAATCAAAGGAATCACAAACTCCATACAGTTTGATTTCGTCATAGCCGGAAAAAACAAAGCTACAGCAACTTTGAATATCAACCGAACCAAATATGACATAAAATACGGATCAGGAAGCTATTTTGACGATTTGGGAGACAAGACAATTTATGATGATTTTGAGTTAAACGTAGTCTTGGTTTACTAA
- a CDS encoding anthranilate synthase component I family protein → MKTYKLQTNHKQILADTITPVSIYFKIRDKFPNSLLLESSDYHGNDNSFSYICCNPIASIKIENETIFKSFPDGTSETIAIDTNTNIPEVIQQFSGQFQSDKNDFKFINNGLFGYISYDAVRYFEKVTIAKKENSNTIPDVYYAVYQNIIAINHFKNEAYIFCHSLDGKNNISEIEQLLQSRNIASYKFSREGEGFSNLTDDEFKQNVALAKKHCFRGDVFQLVLSRRFTQGFKGDEFNVYRALRSINPSPYLFFFDYGDFKIFGSSPEAQIIVKNRKAEIHPIAGTFRRTGDDEKDADLAKKLSEDKKENSEHVMLVDLARNDLSRHGHNVNVEKYREVQFFSHVIHLVSKVTGHLHEKATTMQVVADTFPAGTLSGAPKHRAMQLIEDYEKTNRNFYGGAIGFMDFEGNFNHAIMIRTFLSKNHQLHCQAGAGIVANSDEESEMQEVYNKLLALNKALDLAETI, encoded by the coding sequence ATGAAAACCTATAAACTGCAGACTAACCATAAACAAATTCTGGCCGACACTATAACGCCAGTAAGTATCTATTTTAAAATCAGGGATAAATTTCCAAACAGCTTATTACTGGAAAGCAGCGATTATCACGGAAACGACAACAGTTTTTCCTATATCTGCTGTAATCCGATTGCTTCGATAAAAATTGAAAACGAAACCATTTTCAAAAGCTTTCCTGACGGAACTTCGGAAACCATTGCCATTGATACAAATACCAATATTCCTGAAGTGATTCAGCAGTTTTCAGGACAATTCCAGTCTGATAAAAATGATTTCAAATTCATCAATAACGGATTGTTTGGTTACATTTCATATGACGCCGTTCGTTATTTTGAAAAAGTAACCATTGCCAAAAAAGAAAACAGCAACACCATTCCTGATGTGTATTATGCGGTGTACCAAAATATCATTGCCATCAACCACTTTAAAAACGAAGCATACATTTTCTGCCACAGCCTTGATGGAAAAAATAACATTTCGGAAATCGAACAGCTATTACAATCCCGAAACATTGCTTCCTATAAATTTTCAAGAGAAGGCGAAGGTTTTTCAAACCTGACCGACGATGAGTTCAAACAAAATGTGGCTTTGGCCAAAAAACATTGTTTCCGTGGTGATGTGTTCCAATTGGTTTTATCAAGAAGATTTACGCAAGGATTCAAAGGCGATGAGTTTAATGTTTACAGAGCTTTAAGGAGCATCAACCCATCCCCTTACCTATTCTTTTTTGATTATGGGGATTTCAAAATTTTTGGTTCTTCGCCCGAAGCCCAAATCATCGTCAAAAACCGAAAAGCAGAAATCCACCCAATCGCAGGAACTTTCAGAAGAACCGGAGATGATGAAAAAGATGCCGATTTGGCCAAAAAACTATCAGAAGACAAAAAAGAAAACAGCGAACACGTAATGTTGGTGGATTTGGCCAGAAACGATTTAAGCCGTCACGGACATAACGTAAATGTGGAGAAATACAGAGAAGTTCAGTTTTTCTCCCACGTAATCCATTTGGTTTCCAAAGTAACAGGACATTTACACGAAAAAGCAACAACGATGCAAGTCGTAGCCGATACTTTTCCGGCTGGAACATTAAGCGGAGCACCAAAACACAGAGCAATGCAACTGATTGAAGATTACGAAAAAACAAACCGTAATTTTTATGGCGGTGCCATCGGATTTATGGATTTTGAAGGAAACTTTAATCACGCCATTATGATCCGAACTTTTCTTTCCAAAAATCACCAGCTACATTGTCAAGCCGGTGCCGGAATTGTGGCAAACTCGGATGAAGAAAGTGAAATGCAGGAAGTTTACAATAAATTATTGGCTTTAAATAAAGCTTTGGATTTGGCTGAAACGATTTAA
- a CDS encoding c-type cytochrome → MKTIKIHLLFCIFILGFNSCNQNKEPKTETTSISQPEMVLDLLDLQKNNKLGKDTLVTVINDPVYHKTKKYQAVNAVNIVKNEVDLSKIDIKNTIIIFECIDGYKPEMPLELFWKAKPYLAFKDVDAPKGSNWERVIKNGNEMNADPFYLVYTSAEALKNQEYKWPYNVVKFQLVPKNINNALGPKNDEMARKGFVLYQKYCITCHAINGIGGEMGPELNYPKNVTEYWKENELVDYIVNPASFRHKVKMPTLGITKQQSEEIVDYLKYMSERKKSD, encoded by the coding sequence ATGAAAACAATCAAAATCCATCTCCTTTTTTGTATTTTTATTTTAGGTTTCAATTCTTGTAATCAAAATAAAGAACCAAAAACAGAAACTACTTCGATTTCTCAACCCGAAATGGTTTTGGATTTATTGGATTTGCAAAAGAATAACAAATTAGGAAAGGACACTTTGGTTACAGTCATTAACGATCCTGTTTATCATAAAACAAAAAAATATCAGGCTGTAAACGCAGTAAATATTGTAAAAAATGAAGTTGATTTATCTAAAATAGACATCAAAAATACGATTATTATTTTCGAATGCATCGATGGTTATAAACCCGAAATGCCTCTTGAATTATTTTGGAAGGCCAAACCGTATTTAGCATTTAAAGATGTTGATGCACCAAAAGGTTCTAATTGGGAAAGGGTTATAAAAAATGGAAATGAAATGAATGCAGATCCTTTTTATTTAGTGTATACATCAGCGGAAGCATTGAAAAATCAAGAATACAAATGGCCGTATAATGTCGTTAAGTTTCAATTGGTTCCGAAAAACATAAATAATGCTTTGGGGCCTAAGAACGATGAAATGGCTAGAAAAGGTTTTGTACTATATCAAAAGTATTGTATTACCTGTCACGCCATCAACGGAATTGGAGGAGAAATGGGACCGGAATTAAATTATCCCAAAAACGTAACCGAATATTGGAAAGAAAATGAATTGGTCGATTATATTGTAAATCCGGCTTCTTTTAGACACAAAGTAAAAATGCCAACATTAGGAATTACAAAACAGCAATCTGAGGAAATTGTTGATTATTTGAAATATATGTCAGAACGTAAAAAAAGTGATTAG
- the trpD gene encoding anthranilate phosphoribosyltransferase, giving the protein MKNILNRLINHEILSKEEAKNVLVNISSGSYNASQISAFLTVYMMRSISIEELAGFREALLELCIRMDLSNYNTIDLCGTGGDGKDTFNISTLASFIAAGAGIKVAKHGNYGVSSISGSSNVMEKLGIKFSNDNNFIEKCIDQAGIAILHAPLFHPAMKNVGPIRKELGVKTFFNMLGPMVNPSFPQNQLVGVFNLELARMYGYLYQNTPVNFTILHSLDGYDEVSLTCPAKIITSTKEGMLNPSDFGVNLLQQSEIEGGKTIDESAEIFMNIISGKGNDAQNNVVCANAGIAIATVNGCTPKEGFELAKESLLSGKGLVALNKLISLSN; this is encoded by the coding sequence ATGAAAAACATTTTAAACAGATTAATCAATCACGAAATACTATCCAAGGAAGAGGCCAAAAATGTATTGGTAAATATCTCCAGCGGAAGCTATAATGCAAGCCAGATTTCGGCTTTTTTGACGGTATATATGATGCGAAGCATCAGCATCGAAGAGCTGGCGGGATTTAGAGAGGCCCTTTTGGAATTATGCATTCGAATGGATTTATCCAACTATAACACCATCGATTTGTGCGGTACTGGAGGCGACGGAAAAGATACATTCAACATTTCGACCCTAGCATCTTTTATAGCTGCAGGAGCAGGAATTAAAGTCGCAAAACACGGAAATTACGGAGTTTCTTCGATTTCTGGTTCTAGTAACGTGATGGAAAAGCTGGGCATTAAATTCAGTAATGACAATAATTTTATTGAAAAATGTATTGATCAGGCGGGAATTGCAATTTTGCACGCTCCTTTATTTCACCCGGCAATGAAAAACGTAGGACCAATTCGAAAAGAATTAGGAGTAAAAACCTTTTTCAATATGCTGGGACCAATGGTAAATCCATCATTCCCACAGAATCAATTAGTTGGGGTTTTCAATCTTGAACTGGCAAGAATGTATGGTTATTTATATCAAAATACACCTGTCAATTTTACAATTTTACATTCCCTCGATGGTTATGATGAAGTATCTTTGACATGCCCAGCCAAAATTATTACAAGTACCAAAGAAGGTATGCTGAATCCTTCAGATTTTGGTGTTAACCTTTTGCAACAAAGCGAAATTGAAGGAGGAAAAACCATCGATGAATCAGCAGAAATATTTATGAATATCATTTCTGGAAAAGGAAATGATGCTCAAAACAATGTGGTTTGTGCCAATGCAGGAATTGCAATTGCTACCGTTAACGGATGCACACCTAAAGAAGGTTTTGAATTAGCTAAAGAAAGTTTACTTTCCGGAAAAGGATTAGTAGCTTTGAATAAATTAATTTCTTTATCCAACTAA
- a CDS encoding GNAT family N-acetyltransferase has product MNITISETRDINLDDILVLYKANGWSSAEKPTQLYNGLLNSETLITAWEDKKLIGLGNAISDGHLTVYYPHLLVLPEYQGKGIGKMIVDKMQEKYSHFHMQMLTADGKAVAFYKKNGFERAGNTQPMWIYQGNEH; this is encoded by the coding sequence ATGAACATAACCATTTCCGAAACAAGGGACATAAATCTCGATGACATATTGGTCTTGTACAAAGCAAATGGCTGGAGCTCTGCAGAGAAACCAACACAGCTTTACAATGGTTTATTGAATTCCGAAACGCTGATTACAGCTTGGGAAGACAAAAAACTAATCGGACTTGGAAATGCTATTTCTGACGGGCATTTAACGGTTTATTATCCGCATTTATTGGTACTCCCGGAATATCAGGGAAAAGGAATTGGTAAAATGATTGTTGACAAAATGCAGGAGAAATATAGTCACTTCCATATGCAAATGCTTACCGCCGACGGAAAAGCAGTGGCTTTTTATAAAAAAAATGGTTTTGAACGTGCCGGAAACACCCAACCCATGTGGATTTATCAAGGAAATGAACACTGA
- the tnpA gene encoding IS200/IS605 family transposase: MSEHIFKRHNKSLLLYHLVCPIKYRRNVLSEDVELSLVEVCRNISERYEIHFVEIGADENHVHFLIQSVPKISVEIIVRTVKSITAKELFRLHPEVKSKLWGGNFWTSGYYVNTVGQYGNENVIQKYIQNQGEEKTVYKSFNKNQLRLSFE, from the coding sequence ATGAGTGAACATATTTTCAAACGGCATAATAAAAGCTTGTTGCTTTATCATTTGGTTTGTCCGATAAAATATCGAAGAAATGTTTTATCGGAGGATGTAGAACTGAGTTTGGTAGAAGTTTGTAGAAATATTTCGGAACGATATGAAATTCATTTTGTTGAGATAGGAGCAGATGAAAATCATGTACATTTTTTGATACAAAGCGTGCCAAAGATTTCTGTTGAAATTATTGTCAGGACAGTAAAAAGTATTACAGCAAAAGAGCTCTTTCGTTTACATCCAGAAGTTAAAAGTAAGTTATGGGGAGGTAATTTTTGGACGAGTGGATATTATGTAAATACGGTTGGTCAGTATGGTAATGAGAATGTGATTCAGAAATACATTCAAAATCAAGGAGAAGAAAAGACTGTTTACAAATCGTTTAACAAAAATCAGCTACGGTTGTCTTTTGAGTAA
- a CDS encoding anthranilate synthase component II, whose amino-acid sequence MKKILVIDNYDSFTYNLVHYLEDLNCEVTVYRNDEFDIDEISVFDKILLSPGPGIPDEAGLLKAVIAKYAPTKSIFGVCLGQQAIGEVFGGTLSNLDKVYHGVATLVKTVVDDELLFEGLGNEFEVGRYHSWVVNTDLPDVLEATSFDENGQVMSLRHKTYDVRGVQFHPESVLTPNGKKMLENWVNS is encoded by the coding sequence ATGAAAAAAATACTAGTCATAGACAATTACGATAGTTTCACTTATAATCTGGTACACTATCTGGAAGACTTAAACTGTGAAGTAACCGTTTACAGAAACGATGAATTTGATATTGACGAAATTTCAGTTTTCGACAAAATATTACTTTCGCCTGGACCTGGAATCCCTGATGAAGCTGGATTATTGAAAGCTGTAATTGCCAAGTACGCACCTACCAAAAGTATTTTCGGAGTGTGTCTTGGTCAACAAGCTATTGGAGAAGTTTTTGGAGGAACACTTTCGAATTTAGACAAAGTATATCATGGAGTTGCTACTTTAGTAAAAACAGTGGTTGATGATGAATTATTATTTGAAGGATTAGGAAACGAATTTGAAGTTGGCCGTTATCACTCTTGGGTAGTTAATACTGATTTGCCAGATGTTTTGGAAGCTACTTCTTTTGACGAAAATGGTCAGGTTATGTCGTTAAGACACAAAACGTATGATGTAAGAGGCGTGCAGTTTCACCCAGAAAGTGTGTTAACACCAAATGGAAAAAAAATGTTAGAAAATTGGGTAAATTCGTAG
- a CDS encoding Fic family protein — MSYKDIKAAIDVIKSKVAVFGELTIEQKKKINYKFRLEWNFNSNSMEGNTLTIEETRSVMVGNLTVNDKPLKDVLEMQGHDKVISEILRIGKGELRLSEKRICEIHSAIMHEDDENQKDKIGKWKTEANMIYNHKGERYDFVAPKEVANKIHTLLNKTNASIDAINANKKNAPHPIDVALEFHLEYLDIHPFYDGNGRTARILTNLILISLGYNPFWINEKDRKIYYIYISDIQGYGGDKELFFEYCARLIERSEQIVLNAIQDIDIEDDDDLHKEISLLKRQLENEGFTKSPKNVYEVFQFITDEVWESLNSIINQFDDLFSESYTNYSVNDIEIPPTKLIFSGLTELSKVLGNIIEPKELKIHNRNVYEVEINKVEWQHSKYGLKKAKNNTPYEIVFSVVFEPTNYILKLSINNNLVWEYDFAYNKFPSELTIEKMKKELGKKLIENIKSNI; from the coding sequence ATGAGTTATAAAGACATAAAAGCTGCAATAGATGTTATAAAATCAAAAGTGGCCGTATTTGGAGAACTCACAATTGAGCAAAAAAAGAAAATCAATTACAAATTCAGACTAGAATGGAATTTTAATTCCAATAGTATGGAAGGCAATACACTTACCATTGAAGAAACGCGCAGTGTAATGGTCGGAAATCTTACGGTTAATGACAAACCGTTAAAAGATGTTTTGGAAATGCAGGGGCACGACAAAGTGATCAGTGAAATATTACGCATTGGAAAAGGCGAATTAAGACTTTCTGAAAAAAGAATTTGTGAAATTCACAGTGCCATAATGCACGAAGATGATGAAAATCAAAAAGACAAAATCGGAAAGTGGAAAACAGAAGCTAATATGATTTATAATCATAAAGGCGAAAGATATGATTTTGTTGCTCCCAAAGAAGTAGCTAATAAAATCCATACTCTTTTAAACAAAACCAATGCTTCTATTGATGCCATAAATGCCAATAAAAAAAATGCACCACATCCAATTGATGTGGCCTTGGAATTTCATTTGGAATATTTAGACATTCATCCGTTTTATGACGGAAATGGCAGAACAGCGAGAATATTAACTAATTTAATACTTATCTCCTTAGGGTACAATCCGTTTTGGATAAACGAAAAAGACCGTAAAATATATTACATCTATATCAGCGATATTCAGGGATATGGAGGAGACAAAGAATTATTTTTTGAATATTGCGCAAGATTAATCGAACGTTCGGAGCAAATAGTCTTAAATGCAATTCAGGATATTGATATTGAAGATGATGATGATTTGCATAAAGAAATTAGTTTATTAAAACGCCAATTAGAAAATGAAGGTTTTACAAAATCGCCAAAAAATGTTTATGAAGTATTTCAATTTATAACCGATGAAGTTTGGGAATCTTTAAACTCAATTATTAATCAATTTGATGATTTGTTTAGCGAAAGTTATACTAACTATTCTGTTAATGACATAGAAATACCTCCAACGAAATTAATCTTTTCCGGATTAACAGAACTTTCAAAAGTATTAGGAAATATTATTGAACCCAAAGAATTAAAAATACATAATCGTAATGTTTATGAAGTAGAAATAAACAAAGTAGAATGGCAACATTCTAAATATGGCTTGAAAAAAGCAAAAAACAACACTCCTTACGAAATAGTTTTTTCTGTTGTATTCGAACCTACAAATTACATCTTAAAACTCTCTATTAACAATAATTTAGTTTGGGAATATGATTTTGCTTATAATAAATTTCCAAGTGAATTAACTATAGAAAAAATGAAGAAAGAATTAGGAAAAAAATTAATAGAAAATATTAAAAGTAACATTTAG